From one Phorcysia thermohydrogeniphila genomic stretch:
- a CDS encoding cob(I)yrinic acid a,c-diamide adenosyltransferase, translated as MPLKRGFVHVYTGNGKGKTSAALGLCLRALGRGLSCCFIQFLKGKPTGEIEAVKKLPNFHFIQTGRPDYDFCVTEVDKELALRGFQLAEEAIEKFDILVLDEINIVVHLGLIPLSRVIDLIDRKPPRVELILTGRHAKAEIIKRADYVTEFCLVKHPFYRGENAREGIDF; from the coding sequence ATGCCTTTAAAGAGAGGCTTCGTCCACGTTTATACCGGGAACGGTAAAGGGAAAACTTCTGCAGCCCTCGGCCTTTGCCTAAGAGCCTTAGGTAGGGGACTCAGCTGTTGCTTCATACAGTTCCTAAAGGGAAAACCTACAGGTGAAATAGAGGCAGTGAAGAAGTTACCAAACTTTCACTTTATCCAGACCGGAAGACCAGATTACGACTTCTGCGTAACGGAAGTTGACAAAGAGCTTGCCCTAAGGGGTTTCCAGCTTGCAGAGGAAGCTATAGAAAAATTTGACATTTTAGTTCTTGATGAGATAAATATTGTTGTTCACTTAGGACTAATTCCCCTAAGTAGGGTCATTGACCTGATAGATAGGAAACCGCCAAGGGTTGAGCTTATCCTAACAGGGAGGCACGCAAAGGCAGAAATCATCAAGCGGGCAGATTACGTAACGGAGTTTTGTCTTGTCAAACACCCGTTTTACAGAGGTGAAAATGCGAGGGAAGGGATTGACTTTTAA